caaggttgagaactccTGCTTTAAAGTGCATCTAATCCATCAACCTCAACCCATTACACATAGTATTTCAAGCCACGCATCTGAGTCAAAGCCACACTTGAAAtccacctttttttgttttattgttccaCTGCACTAGAGGCCAGAACAGCTCACAGGTGAGTTGACTGTTGCTGCTTCTTACCAGCGAGAAGAAATAACAGAATCACTGAAGCCAAAGCTAGAAGGGCAATTCCTATGGTCAGTCCCAAGATTGTAAGAAGAAAACTCTCATGGGCACCTAAAGAATGGTCAGAAAGAAACAGCATTAAGGAGGCCACCACAAGTCCTCAAAACGAGCTCATCTATTATGGCCCCTTCATCATTGCAGCCAGCCTTCAAAGAATGAGGTTCTCAAGCAAGGTAATCTATGACTTGAAATATTGCAAGCTAACTGCTGCAAGTTTACAAGATGTTGGTTGTGTTCCTACTTGCACGACCGTTGGACAAACAGGTACATAACCAGAAACACAATCAGCACTTTGTGAATTAGATGTTACTTTACTTGCCACCACAACTTGTATGATTTCACTTCCAGACACAAATTGCCAGGACTCTGGACAGGGTCACTCCCTAGAGCAGGAATGAATGGATAACCAGATTTGTCCAGATACTTCTGGATGGCGGCTCCAATAATTCTCCACCATTGGCTATAGCTGATGGGATTGgcagtccaaaaaaaaccccatcaacatctggaagccTACAGTTTTTCAATCCTGTTCTACAGAAAAGGTTCTCCAAGAACTATCACGTCTAGAGTCCAGACCATCTATTACTTCTCAGCCTTTCATTATAGCTCATCTCTTGCTCCATCTTCAAAAGCATATCCTTCCACCATCTGTAGAGCCTTATATGTAATCCATCAACTAAAGCTCCTGTTTTATTGCAGACAATTGTTGCCCCCTCTCCAAGCAGACTTTCAATAGAGCTAGGTTTTTTGGTCTCTCCAGTAACAGCCTGGGGTACTGGATTCTGCCTTTCATAGAGGTCAAAACATTGTCCCATTACACCCAGCTCCAGTGTTGTCTCCACGAATCAGCAGCTCCTGTATGTGGCTGCAGACTAGGATCTCTCCCAGTCTACCTGGTGATACTGGACAGTGGACCTTGGGCATACAAAACAAGTGTTCGGCCACAATGGCTTTGAGGTTTCCAAGTTTCTGCTCCATGGAAGAGCCGAATGGCTGGTCCAGAAGCAACAGCTTCTCACTGAAGAAGTTCCTCACAGAGAGTTCTAAATTCAGATGTGGTTCTCCTGGGTGAAACTTCAGCCATCAAATGCCGGAGACATAAGACGGCTGAGAGtcccatcttttccttttctatgATCTTCAACGTTGCAGGCTCCTGTCCTTTGAACCCAAGCCCATGTGGGCCTGCAGTTTCTTTTGCAAAGACAGAGCAAACCTACTGACTTCATTTAACGATCCTATCCACAGCTCAGAAACATTCctgttttggactatagcttctAAAACACCAGCCAACACGGTCACTGGTAATGCCGATTGAGGGATCTGGAAGATGTTGTGCAAGAAGTAGCTTTTCTGAGCTCTTGACTTGTGTAAAATAGAAGGTGTAACTATCTTACAAGATCCAGCTTCTTCATATCAAGCCAGAGCATTCATTCATCTACTAGAGTGATGACAGAACACTGGAAGTCACCATAGATCAGGCCACCCTCTTTCAATCTTTTCGTATTCTTATTGCACCCCCAGGATCTCCAGAAAAGGTCTCTTCCAGCCTTACACAGGAATTGCAGGAACTGAATTAGGACCTTAACTCACAGGTAGAACACCATGCAGAAGCCCCAGTTTTAATCTCTGGGACTGCCAAGTAACATTAGGCAAAGAATCTcaatatacagtggggcctcacATAGCAATCACTACGTTTAgggacgaaatcgctttgcgatgaagattttgcaatgttccctatggggtattttcgctttgcgatgaccgatcgCAAaacgaccattttcgcacagctgatcggcggtttcaaaatgaccgccagggaaaaaacatggccgcccgctgttttctgggacggattcctcacttaagaggcaccagaaatggccgtgctatggaggatcttcgctgaacggtgagttttaagcccataggaattcattaattgcattttaatgcgtttctatgggctttttaatttcgtatTGCGACATTTTCATTCAgtaacgatttcgctggaacgaattaacgttgcaatgtgaggcaccactgtactctgatgaATCACTGCCAGTTTGTGTTGGGCAATACTGTCATGGCTGGATGAAGTGTACTTCTTTTGTTCCTTTAGCTcattggttcccagccttgggtaacccaggtgttcttggactacaactcccagaaaccccatccagcacagctggtggtgaaagcttcttggaattgtagtccaagaacacctggcaaggttgagaaccattccTCTAGCTTTACTATGCTGGACAGCAGCTGCTCTTCCAACCAAACTTACTTTGCCCCATTCTTCTTTCATCTTGAGGTTGATGCACTGAAGTCTTTTGGACACTTAGAATGACAGGTCCTATTGAAACGTCAGCCTCCGCTTCTTCTCCTGAAGGGCCATCTGTACAATAAGCAAAACCAGAATGATTCTCAACTGGGCTAACCCTTCTTTGGTTTAatcaaggaaaaaggaaaggaacattTACCACGTGAAGAGGCGGCCTCTCTCTGGAATCGTCCTCTTGATCCTCTCCCGAAAGCATCAGGTCTTCCAGGTGACTCACAGTTTCCAGCCTCACAACAGCTACAGATGTCAACAGAACCTTCCACTGGAGCCCAACTGCAGTGAACAAGGTGGGGAAAGCCGACGTAAACCGAATCACTTCTTCAATAAATGGTTGGTTCCCCTTGCCATCCTCCCTGCTGTAATTCTCACTTGTTCTTCCCTGCGAAGTTCATCTGCTCTACTTACCTGCTGCCTGCCTTACTGAAAGAACAAGCCTTGTTCAGAGGATCCAGAGGTTGATCGGCAGCTGTGACTTTCAAGTGGCAGGTAATGTAGATCTAGAAGGGGCAGAAAAACAGTGGAGGAAAAGCCATCATTGCCAAGAAATCAGTTTAGGATAGGGTGGGTTGGCCAGGGTCTACAGATAGGTTGCTTCATACCCTTCCATGTTTAGCTGGCTCGTGTGGCTTGTGTTGTACTATTTATTACCAAAGGCATTGCAAACACTGCTTCTTGCATCAAAACAAGGTCAAGTAGCATGTTTAAGACTTACATTTATTGTAGGACAAGCTTTCCTCAATTCCAGTCACTTTGTTAACTGCATCGCATAAAATCTTTGGGGGTTTAAGATACATATGCAATGCACACAATTAGAGAACGGATGAGGATAAAACCGGGTTTCCCAAACTACAATGACATTATTGGTGCTGGCCCTCAACAAAACAGCTGGATTGCTCAGTAGTCTGGGTGcctaactgcagagccagaggttgggagtttgattccctactgtgcctcttgcaagtacAGCCCGTTTCAGTTTATGCTTGCACTGAGCTACTAGTGCAGAGCCTCATGACCTTGAGTCCtaatatgttcttggactaaaccccCGAAATACTGGCCagagcagctggtggtgaaggcttctaggagctgCAGCCCAACACTATCTGGGCACCTAAGGTTGGTCTAGAGAATCACAAGTTGCCCTTGCCTGGTTGAACTAGCCTCTCACCATGTCTCCAATGTCTCCTGCGAACCTGAAGGCATCGACAGTAAACTGGAGAGAATCTGGTCTGGATCTTGGAGATACAAAGGCCGAGCTGGAATCATCCGATCGTCCATCCATAAGGCATCTAGAGGCAATATAAGGTTAGCGCTATTGCACAGTGGTTTGGCAGCTACAGAAGTAGATGCAATTCAGAACACCCTATAGAAGAAGAGCGTACCCGTGGTGATCGACAACCACATATCTAGGAGAAGAGGTTCCATCTGGACTCAAGGTGGCCACACAGTTGTCAACGAAGAGCCGCAGTTCCACATGGGTCTCGGCCTTCACGTCAGCCTGGATGTGCATGGCCTCCCCCAGCTGATACCTGTTAGAGGTGCTTTCAGTGCTCCAGTCCTCTGGAAGGCAAGTTTTAATAAAAGTACCTCTGAATGGAGTACATCGGTATTGCCAGTAGAAGAAAGTTCTATTCAGCCTGAGATGGAGAACTTTTAGCCATCGAGATTGGCTGATCAGGAGAGACCAGGACAACCTGGAGAGCTGCTAACTGattgatagctcagtgttttaagcATCTGGCAAAAGGacccggaggttgggagtttgattccctgctgtgcctccttcataggggcaggacttgatgacccatagggtcccttccagctctgcaagatcagtggtccccaaccttgggcctccagatgttcatggactacaactcccagaagccttcaccccagcatctctgctggccatgatttctgggagttgaagtccaagaacatctggaagcccaaggttggggaccactgctctagggaacACAGAGGCCATCTTTGCCTACatctttgggggagggggcaccgcttattttcaattttgtaaagtattttggcctctagggggcTTTTTCCAGTTTAAATAATCATTACTGtttgccctcaagtcaattctgacttatggcaaccctttccagggttttctaggtagagaatacacaaaagtggtttaccattcccttcctctagggggcagccctgggactgtgcagctggcccaaggctacccaggctggctcctctcccaggaggcaccgtgggggaatcaaactcataacttctggctctgcagccagatacttaaaccactgaactacccagccAGTTCCCTTAAACGTCTCATGTTCGTATGAAAAGTAACTGGGTTTAAGCGTCATAGAGGTGGTCTCACGTCTAGGCATTGGAGTTTGCAGCCTAAGGCCTCTAGaaattctccccccacccaccaggCTAGAACCTGGCCAGTAGACTGATCTGGTAGGCACGCTGGTCACCAGAGGGAACATGTTTCtgcttaaatcctgttgtttttgttgttacatgcagtCAAGTCAGCTCCAACCTAAGGTGAACCTAGGAGTGAGAGATCTGCAAAATGTCTTAtcttcaatagccctgctcagctcttacaaacgtAGGTCTATGGTTTCTtttagagtcaatccatctcgtatttgggcttcctcttttcctgctttccacttttctcagcattattgtctattccagagaatcctgacttctcatgatgtgcccaaagtaggtcaGCACTAGTAGTCACCAGTGCATGCTACCCTGGGGCAGATCTCCGTCCTCTTGCATCTGGGAAGAGACATCACTAGATATTCTTTGCCCAAACAGGGGGGGAAAAAGTTCCCTACCACATTTGATCTTTGGAATTGGCAAACTCCCTACCGTTCATCAAGCGCAGAGAGAAGGCCAGCCTCTGTTGTGAGGAAATGGTGGAGCTGAATGGAATCCACGTGGGCCTGATGGCTTTGCTGCTCACGTTGTCTCTCCTGAAAGAGAAACCACCGCTGCCAAACAAGGTCCAGAGAGGAGCCACTGCAGACCAGGaatgagggaggaagggagaagcgATCCTCACCTCGGAAAGTGGCATTCGATTGGAACTTCAGCTGGGCTGGTCCTGACAATGACGGGGTGGCTGCCAAGACTGGGACGGTAATACAGGGTTACGCTGTAGACCAACGAATCGGGAGTCATCTGAAAA
The Pogona vitticeps strain Pit_001003342236 chromosome 12, PviZW2.1, whole genome shotgun sequence genome window above contains:
- the LOC110090531 gene encoding zona pellucida sperm-binding protein 3, which translates into the protein MVFLSSPCYVLLCFVIGVVDAYSPWDYSRDDTAWRFAPRTVPSDSQVYEHSSSLLSSWAFVDVSQPRSLSGLNPVHAQCGEAQVVVTVKRDLFGTGRLIQVADLTLGSPGCQPTSYEAAEETVIFAVGLHECGSTLQMTPDSLVYSVTLYYRPSLGSHPVIVRTSPAEVPIECHFPRRDNVSSKAIRPTWIPFSSTISSQQRLAFSLRLMNEDWSTESTSNRYQLGEAMHIQADVKAETHVELRLFVDNCVATLSPDGTSSPRYVVVDHHGCLMDGRSDDSSSAFVSPRSRPDSLQFTVDAFRFAGDIGDMIYITCHLKVTAADQPLDPLNKACSFSKAGSSWAPVEGSVDICSCCEAGNCESPGRPDAFGRGSRGRFQREAASSRDGPSGEEAEADVSIGPVILSVQKTSVHQPQDERRMGQSAHESFLLTILGLTIGIALLALASVILLFLLAGKKQQQSTHL